From Solibacillus sp. FSL W7-1464:
CCACTCGGCAACGACTGCGTTATTTGAACGAAAAGATGTCATTATTATCGCGTCCGTCTCGTGTATTTACGGTCTCGGTAATCCGGAAGAATATCGCGAAATGGTCGTTTCCATTCGTACAGGGATGGAAATCGAGCGCAATCAGCTACTGCGAAAGTTGGTCGACATTCAATATGAACGTAATGATATTAACTTTACACGCGGTACATTCCGAGTGCGCGGGGATGTTGTCGAAATTTTCCCGGCATCACGCGATGAACACTGTATCCGTATCGAGTTTTTCGGAGATGAAGTAGACCGGATCCGTGAAGTGGATGCACTGACAGGCGAAATTCTAGGGGACCGTCAGCATGTGGCTATTTTCCCGGCATCCCACTTCGTTACCCGCGAAGAGAAGATGAAAGTTGCCATTGAAAATATCGAAAAAGAGCTGGAAGAGCGTCTTGCCGTATTGCGTTCGGAAGACCGATTACTGGAAGCACAGCGTCTGGAGCAACGGACAAACTATGATCTGGAAATGATGAAGGAAATGGGGTTCTGCTCAGGTATCGAAAACTACTCACGCCATTTGACATTGCGTGAAGCAGGTGCGACACCGTATACACTATTGGATTACTTCCCGGAAGACTTTTTGCTTGTCGTTGATGAAAGCCATGTTACATTACCGCAAGTACGTGGTATGTATAATGGGGACCAGGCTCGTAAAGGGGTACTGGTCGAGCATGGCTTCCGTCTGCCGTCCGCACTGGATAACCGACCGCTCATGTTTGATGAGTTCCAGTCAAAAGTAAACCAGGCAATTTATGTATCGGCAACACCGGGCCCGTACGAATTGGAGCATACACCGGACATGGTGGAGCAGATTATTCGTCCGACAGGGTTGCTTGATCCGACAATTGATATCCGTCCGATTGAAGGGCAGATTGATGATTTGATCGATGAAATCCATGAGCGTATTCGTCGTAATGAACGGACACTCGTTACGACATTGACGAAGAAGATGTCTGAAGATTTATCAAGCTATTTAAAAGAAATGGGCTTGAAGGTCGAATACCTGCACTCGGAAATCAAGACGCTCGAGCGGATCGAAATTATCCGGGAACTTCGTAAAGGGACATATGATGTGCTGATTGGCATTAACTTATTACGGGAAGGTCTTGATATTCCGGAAGTATCCCTTGTCGCGATTTTGGATGCGGATAAGGAAGGGTTCCTCCGTTCGGAACGTTCACTCATTCAAACGATTGGGCGTGCTGCACGTAACTCGAACGGTCATGTCATTATGTACGCCAATAATATGACGGATTCAATGACGAAAGCGATCGGTGAAACGAAACGCCGTCGTGAAACGCAAATGGCCTACAATGAAAAACATGGTATTACACCGAAAACTATTATTAAAAAGATTCCTGATATTATCCGTGCTACACAAGCTGCGGAAGGGGAAGAAACATATATTACAAAAGTGACAGGCGGCAAAAAGCTGACAAAAAAAGAGCTGGAGAAGCTTGTTGCGACATTGCAGGTAGAAATGAAAGAAGCCGCAAAAGCGCTTGACTTTGAACGCGCGGCTGAATTACGTGACATGATATTTGAATTGAAAGCAGAAGGGTGAACAATGTGAAAAATACAGAAATTGTCGTACAGGGTGCACGAGCGCATAATTTAAAAAATATTGATGTCACAATTCCTCGCGATAAAATTGTCGTTGTGACAGGGCTTTCAGGTTCCGGTAAATCATCACTGGCATTCGATACGATTTATGCGGAAGGGCAGCGCCGTTATGTCGAATCATTGTCTGCATATGCACGACAATTTTTAGGGCAAATGGACAAGCCGGACGTCGATACAATTGAAGGACTGTCACCGGCAATCTCGATTGACCAGAAGACGACGAGCCGTAACCCGCGCTCGACGGTCGGGACAGTAACAGAGATTTATGATTATTTGCGACTGCTTTTTGCGCGTATCGGAAAACCGTATTGCCCGACACATGGGATTGAAATCACATCACAGACAGTTGAGCAAATGGTCGACCGTCTGATGGAATATCCGGAGCGCACGAAAATGCAGCTGCTTGCTCCAGTTATCGAAGGGAAAAAAGGAACGCATGTAAAGCTGCTGGAAGACTTGAAAAAGCAAGGATTTGTAAGGATTCGTGTAAACGGGGCACTGCGTGATCTCGATGACAATATCGAGCTCGATAAAAATAAGAAGCACACAATTGAAGTAGTCGTGGATCGTGTTGTCGTAAAAGAGGGCAATGAAACACGATTTAGTGATTCCCTTGAAGCCGCGCTCAGAATTGCGGATGGTCGAGTTCTGGTCGATGTAATCGATCATGAGGAGCTGTTATTCAGTGAGCATCACGCATGTCCGCTTTGCGGCTTTTCAATCGGAGAACTCGAACCGCGCATGTTTTCATTCAACAGTCCGTTCGGGGCCTGTCCTACATGTGACGGACTTGGAAGTAAGGCAAAAGCCGATATCGACCTGGTTATTCACAACTGGGATTTAACATTGCTAGAAAATGCGATTGCACCATGGGAATCCGTATCGTCCAACTATTACCCGCAGCTGCTGGCATCTGTGTGCAAGCA
This genomic window contains:
- the uvrB gene encoding excinuclease ABC subunit UvrB; this encodes MTETFTIQSAYQPAGDQPEAIKQLIQGVKEGKRHQTLLGATGTGKTFTISNVIKEVNKPTLVMAHNKTLAGQLYSEFKEFFPDNAVEYFVSYYDYFQPEAYVPQTDTYIEKDSSINEEIDKLRHSATTALFERKDVIIIASVSCIYGLGNPEEYREMVVSIRTGMEIERNQLLRKLVDIQYERNDINFTRGTFRVRGDVVEIFPASRDEHCIRIEFFGDEVDRIREVDALTGEILGDRQHVAIFPASHFVTREEKMKVAIENIEKELEERLAVLRSEDRLLEAQRLEQRTNYDLEMMKEMGFCSGIENYSRHLTLREAGATPYTLLDYFPEDFLLVVDESHVTLPQVRGMYNGDQARKGVLVEHGFRLPSALDNRPLMFDEFQSKVNQAIYVSATPGPYELEHTPDMVEQIIRPTGLLDPTIDIRPIEGQIDDLIDEIHERIRRNERTLVTTLTKKMSEDLSSYLKEMGLKVEYLHSEIKTLERIEIIRELRKGTYDVLIGINLLREGLDIPEVSLVAILDADKEGFLRSERSLIQTIGRAARNSNGHVIMYANNMTDSMTKAIGETKRRRETQMAYNEKHGITPKTIIKKIPDIIRATQAAEGEETYITKVTGGKKLTKKELEKLVATLQVEMKEAAKALDFERAAELRDMIFELKAEG